Proteins encoded within one genomic window of bacterium:
- a CDS encoding deoxyribonuclease IV: protein MGPIKKKRADVLVGAHMSIAGGVYNAILHAEAVECTCVQLFVKSSNQWKAKPLAEEEIAQFKSERARTGIGPAVAHSSYLINVGSPDAALYEKSREALAIEYERCTQLGVEYLVFHPGAHTGDGVEGGIARIAKAMDWVLTRHKSSPTLLLLETTAGAGSHIGSTFEELRSILDKLDNGDRAAVCLDTCHVFAAGYDIRTEAGYQRTMKTFDEVIGLDRLKAIHCNDSKYDLGTHKDRHEHLGKGYIGADAFGFIMRDPRLKTVPKIIETEKDDDGELDRMNLGLLRKLAGA from the coding sequence ATGGGACCCATCAAAAAGAAAAGGGCGGATGTCCTGGTCGGCGCGCACATGTCGATTGCCGGCGGGGTGTACAATGCCATCCTGCATGCTGAAGCGGTCGAATGCACCTGCGTGCAGCTGTTTGTGAAATCCTCCAATCAGTGGAAGGCCAAGCCGCTGGCCGAGGAGGAGATCGCGCAGTTCAAGTCGGAGCGGGCGCGCACCGGCATCGGGCCGGCGGTCGCGCATTCGTCGTACCTGATCAACGTCGGTTCCCCCGATGCGGCGCTCTATGAGAAATCGCGCGAGGCGTTGGCGATCGAGTACGAGCGCTGCACGCAACTGGGCGTCGAGTATCTGGTCTTTCATCCCGGCGCGCACACCGGCGACGGTGTCGAGGGCGGCATCGCCCGCATCGCCAAGGCGATGGACTGGGTCCTGACCCGGCACAAGTCGAGCCCGACGTTGCTGCTTTTGGAGACCACCGCCGGGGCCGGCTCGCACATCGGCTCGACCTTCGAGGAACTGCGGTCGATTCTCGACAAGCTCGACAATGGCGACCGCGCCGCGGTCTGCCTCGACACCTGCCATGTCTTCGCCGCCGGCTACGACATCCGCACCGAGGCGGGATACCAAAGAACGATGAAGACCTTCGACGAGGTCATCGGCCTGGATCGTCTCAAGGCGATCCACTGCAACGACTCGAAGTATGACCTCGGCACGCACAAGGACCGTCACGAGCACCTCGGCAAGGGCTACATCGGCGCCGACGCTTTCGGCTTCATCATGCGCGACCCGCGGCTGAAGACGGTGCCGAAGATCATCGAGACGGAGAAGGACGACGACGGAGAGCTGGACCGGATGAACCTCGGCCTGTTGCGCAAACTGGCCGGGGCGTGA
- a CDS encoding DUF58 domain-containing protein, translated as MPAADHRQFLNPEVISRLKSMEMKARLVVEGFITGLHKSPYHGFSVEFAEHRQYMPGDPIRNIDWKVFAKSDRYFVKEFEEETNLKSYILLDVSKSMSYTSTRVSKFLYAAQLAAALSFLMLKQRDAVGLVVFDQKIRSYLPPKSASVHMHALLTTLAGIEPANTTDAGIALHEMADRIKRRGLIIVLSDLFDDPTRVLAGLKHFRHRKHEVLVFHILDPSERTFDFPAEAIFKDMESGEEISTLPWQIKAEYQRSVGAHMDRFRRECRDAFIDYVPIDTAVPYDYALFSYLSKRQRLY; from the coding sequence ATGCCCGCCGCCGACCACCGCCAATTCCTCAACCCCGAGGTCATCTCCCGACTCAAGTCGATGGAGATGAAGGCGCGTCTGGTTGTCGAGGGATTCATCACCGGACTGCACAAGTCGCCCTACCACGGCTTTTCGGTCGAGTTTGCCGAGCATCGCCAGTACATGCCCGGCGACCCGATCCGCAACATCGACTGGAAGGTCTTCGCCAAAAGCGACCGCTACTTCGTCAAGGAATTCGAGGAGGAGACCAACCTCAAATCGTACATCCTCCTCGATGTCTCCAAGTCGATGTCCTACACCTCGACCAGGGTGAGCAAGTTTCTCTACGCCGCCCAACTGGCGGCGGCGCTGTCGTTTCTCATGCTCAAGCAGCGCGATGCGGTCGGGCTGGTGGTCTTCGATCAGAAAATCCGTTCCTACCTGCCGCCCAAGTCGGCGAGCGTGCACATGCACGCCCTGCTGACCACGCTGGCGGGGATCGAGCCCGCCAACACCACCGACGCCGGGATTGCCCTGCACGAGATGGCCGACCGGATCAAACGGCGCGGGTTGATCATTGTGCTCTCCGATCTGTTCGATGATCCCACGCGGGTGCTGGCCGGGCTCAAGCACTTCCGCCACCGCAAGCACGAGGTCCTGGTCTTCCACATCCTCGATCCGAGCGAACGGACCTTCGACTTTCCCGCCGAGGCGATCTTCAAGGACATGGAGTCGGGCGAGGAAATCTCGACGTTGCCCTGGCAGATCAAGGCGGAATACCAGCGTTCGGTGGGCGCGCACATGGACCGGTTCCGCCGCGAATGCCGCGACGCCTTCATCGACTACGTGCCGATCGACACCGCGGTGCCCTACGATTACGCGCTCTTTTCGTATTTGTCGAAGCGGCAGCGGCTGTATTGA